The following proteins are co-located in the Gavia stellata isolate bGavSte3 chromosome 18, bGavSte3.hap2, whole genome shotgun sequence genome:
- the IL4R gene encoding interleukin-4 receptor subunit alpha isoform X1, producing the protein MARLPSAAPHTLWILFFSYTTNEVMAAGHAQEFACFTDYDKELICHWKVPAQTNCSKEFLLYYRKEFFFLPNHVCVPENGKDSLRCTCTICPDYFVSGLTYILALQFNGTAMWNYSVTPALVVKPRAPKNLTIEKVENGNFNLSWEESYSPPSMLYGQPVIYEVKYWRKQHPTEVSVKAINYKAKSFEITASSLRRGYDYVASVRCNYTDYPAYWSEWSEEVEFHCDYQVTAEDILQMAVPISCILIMAVSVICYFGFTKVKKEWWDQIPNPAKSHLVVKNVKFSVLCYIDEIKFPFHDLKQSHMENQISCKNCLAQSLSSQNFKGKDNIRNVEKSCSCHSTSAEWFPKGSSAVLTPETILVEESIEICECLTDIEAESQEEASDQIPISEPCESSVIAFREHTEHNDALASMFIELLADENNMQDNKDPDIITGENKTFEKLESENPSQQNPEESAAQSQQPCGVSYTVSLFTKASQDDYNCSTASKKSEQSEGSFESGYQSSSINSTSLDARDLQHMVHQSLFPCSFESQHDSCVLIQESPNKPSFGTKKDRINNPAHESFDTLVSPSMGLCSSAYKSFDTLISPSMEPCGSAYKSFDTLISPSMEPCGSAYKSFDIPVSAFKEPSSSAYKSFDTLMSQSVANSSLTPCFENVCSSPPLAQFSETPELSCTDQIYRPPSNQTCYTNYRSPCTELDFQNTCSEHTDFPSFSTHANDSASAFLPEEEIHKHVTYQNVEKKGNTISCPIGPQTSGYQPFDNAVKCIGTYCDNDSVVISRSLDEPVIHLLYNSLRETPPDTMSCEPDQRTDDHRCLTVQGFDCSIVPGLASSENVAQTSDGSLWIINSNELSSESKDENTSRDERLSHLLELNCQDFNSRERAIKGTKRTNFNYTDKGMQESSINRLNTDFHCHTHNHLRKLGSAGENKEVIKHVVGRRCGSAASLPEESLDSSGLNLEGKTAEPLELLVSDKLSPPLFVDNSCPDSHTIHSEGSRLAPAVKKRPVELLMENNRKNDKKMKLVPAHAQEDNCYMKVA; encoded by the exons ATGGCAAGACTCCCAAGTGCTGCACCACATACCCTGTGGATCCTTTTCTTTTCGTATACAACAAATGAAG TTATGGCTGCAGGACATGCACAGGAATTTGCATGCTTCACTGACTATGACAAAGAGCTGATTTGTCACTGGAAGGTGCCTGCACAAACAAATTGTTCCAAAGAATTCCTGCTCTACtacaggaaggaatttttttttctgcc aaatcacGTGTGTGTCCCTGAGAATGGAAAAGACAGTTTAAGGTGCACTTGCACAATATGTCCAGATTATTTTGTATCGGGCCTCACCTATATTCTAGCTCTACAGTTCAATGGGACTGCTATGTGGAATTACAGTGTTACACCAGCCCTGGTTG TTAAGCCAAGGGCCCCCAAAAATCTTACCATTGAGAAAGTTGAAAATGGTAATTTCAATctgagctgggaggagagctACTCTCCTCCATCCATGCTCTATGGACAGCCGGTCATCTATGAAGTGAAATACTGGAGGAAGCAGCACCCAACAGAG GTTTCTGTAAAAGCAATTAACTACAAGGcaaaaagctttgaaattaCTGCAAGCTCCTTGAGGAGAGGCTATGATTATGTTGCAAGTGTAAGGTGTAACTATACAGACTATCCGGCCTACTGGAGTGAATGGAGTGAAGAAGTTGAATTTCACTGTG ATTACCAAGTAACAGCTGAAGACATTCTGCAGATGGCCGTTCCCATATCCTGCATACTGATCATGGCAGTATCTGTAATTTGTTACTTCGGTTTTACCAA AGTGAAGAAAGAATGGTGGGATCAAATCCCAAATCCAGCAAAGAGCCATTTGGTCGTAAAAAATGTCAAG ttttcagttttgtgctACATTGATGAAATTAAGTTCCCTTTCCATGACTTAAAGCAGAGTCACATGGAAAACCAAAT AAGTTGCAAGAACTGTCTGGCTCAAAGTTTATCAAGCCAAAACTTCAAGGGAAAAGATAATATCAGAAATGTTGAGAAATCTTGCAGTTGCCACAGCACGTCTGCAGAGTGGTTTCCAAAAGGCAGCAGTGCAGTTTTAACCCCTGAGACAATTCTAGTTGAAGAGTCTATAGAAATCTGTGAATGTTTAACCGACATTGAGGCTGAGAGCCAGGAAGAGGCTAGTGACCAGATCCCCATATCTGAGCCTTGTGAGAGCAGTGTCATTGCTTTCAGAGAGCACACTGAACACAATGATGCACTAGCTAGCATGTTTATTGAGCTCCTGGCAGATGAAAACAACATGCAAGACAATAAAGACCCAGACATCATCACAGGTGAGAATAAAACCTTTGAGAAACTTGAGTCAGAAAATCCATCACAGCAAAATCCAGAAGAAAGTGCAGCCCAGAGTCAGCAGCCATGTGGTGTTTCTTACACAGTCTCCCTTTTCACCAAAGCCTCTCAAGATGACTACAATTGTAGTACAGCCAGCAAGAAGTCAGAACAATCAGAAGGATCCTTTGAATCTGGCTATCAGAGCTCCAGCATAAATTCTACTTCTCTGGATGCAAGAGATCTTCAACATATGGTTCATCAAAGCCTTTTTCCATGCAGTTTTGAAAGTCAGCATGACTCATGTGTTCTGATCCAGGAATCTCCAAATAAACCATCCTTTGGGACCAAAAAAGATAGAATAAACAACCCTGCACACGAGAGTTTTGATACCCTTGTGTCTCCATCCATGGGGCTGTGTAGCTCTGCATATAAGAGCTTTGACACCCTTATCTCTCCATCCATGGAGCCCTGTGGTTCTGCCTACAAGAGCTTTGACACCCTTATCTCTCCATCCATGGAGCCCTGTGGTTCTGCATACAAGAGCTTTGATATTCCTGTGTCTGCGTTCAAGGAACCAAGTAGCTCTGCATACAAGAGCTTTGATACCCTCATGTCTCAGTCTGTGGCTAACAGTAGCCTGACTccatgttttgaaaatgtgtgCTCCTCACCACCTTTGGCACAGTTTTCAGAGACACCAGAACTTAGCTGCACAGATCAAATTTATCGACCCCCTAGCAATCAGACGTGTTATACCAACTACAGATCTCCTTGCACTGAGCTTGATTTTCAAAACACCTGTTCAGAACACACTGATTTTCCATCTTTCTCCACACATGCAAATGACAGTGCTTCAGCTTTCCTGCCAGAGGAAGAAATACATAAGCACGTAACATATCAAAATGTTGAAAAGAAAGGCAATACAATTTCTTGCCCCATTGGACCTCAAACATCTGGTTATCAACCTTTTGATAATGCAGTTAAATGTATTGGTACATACTGTGACAATGACAGTGTGGTTATCTCTAGGTCACTAGATGAACCCGTCATTCATCTTCTGTACAACAGCCTGAGAGAAACACCTCCAGATACCATGAGCTGTGAACCTGACCAGAGGACAGATGACCACAGATGTTTGACTGTACAGGGTTTTGACTGCAGCATTGTCCCAGGTTTAGCCTCTAGTGAGAATGTTGCGCAGACTAGTGATGGCAGCCTTTGGATCATCAACTCTAATGAGCTGTCTAGTGAGAGCAAAGATGAAAATACCAGCAGAGATGAACGGCTGTCGCATTTGTTAGAGCTGAACTGTCAAGATTTTAACAGCCGTGAAAGAGCTATAAAGGGGACAAAACGTACTAACTTTAACTACACGGATAAAGGAATGCAAGAGAGCAGCATTAACAGACTAAATACTGACTTTCACTGCCATACACACAACCACTTGAGGAAACTTGGAAGTGCAGGGGAAAATAAAGAGGTGATAAAGCATGTGGTGGGCAGGAGGTGTGGCTCAGCAGCTAGCTTACCAGAAGAATCACTGGACAGCAGTGGGCTAAACTTAGAAGGAAAAACTGCAGAGCCCCTGGAGCTCTTGGTCTCGGACAAGTTGTCACCTCCTCTTTTTGTGGATAACTCCTGTCCTGATTCTCACACCATTCACAGTGAGGGTTCCAGACTGGCAcctgcagttaaaaaaagacCAGTAGAACTTTTGATGGAAAACAACAGgaagaatgacaaaaaaatgaaacttgtaCCAGCCCATGCACAGGAGGACAACTGCTACATGAAGGTAGCCTAG
- the IL4R gene encoding interleukin-4 receptor subunit alpha isoform X2: MGLLCGITVLHQPWLVSVKAINYKAKSFEITASSLRRGYDYVASVRCNYTDYPAYWSEWSEEVEFHCDYQVTAEDILQMAVPISCILIMAVSVICYFGFTKVKKEWWDQIPNPAKSHLVVKNVKFSVLCYIDEIKFPFHDLKQSHMENQISCKNCLAQSLSSQNFKGKDNIRNVEKSCSCHSTSAEWFPKGSSAVLTPETILVEESIEICECLTDIEAESQEEASDQIPISEPCESSVIAFREHTEHNDALASMFIELLADENNMQDNKDPDIITGENKTFEKLESENPSQQNPEESAAQSQQPCGVSYTVSLFTKASQDDYNCSTASKKSEQSEGSFESGYQSSSINSTSLDARDLQHMVHQSLFPCSFESQHDSCVLIQESPNKPSFGTKKDRINNPAHESFDTLVSPSMGLCSSAYKSFDTLISPSMEPCGSAYKSFDTLISPSMEPCGSAYKSFDIPVSAFKEPSSSAYKSFDTLMSQSVANSSLTPCFENVCSSPPLAQFSETPELSCTDQIYRPPSNQTCYTNYRSPCTELDFQNTCSEHTDFPSFSTHANDSASAFLPEEEIHKHVTYQNVEKKGNTISCPIGPQTSGYQPFDNAVKCIGTYCDNDSVVISRSLDEPVIHLLYNSLRETPPDTMSCEPDQRTDDHRCLTVQGFDCSIVPGLASSENVAQTSDGSLWIINSNELSSESKDENTSRDERLSHLLELNCQDFNSRERAIKGTKRTNFNYTDKGMQESSINRLNTDFHCHTHNHLRKLGSAGENKEVIKHVVGRRCGSAASLPEESLDSSGLNLEGKTAEPLELLVSDKLSPPLFVDNSCPDSHTIHSEGSRLAPAVKKRPVELLMENNRKNDKKMKLVPAHAQEDNCYMKVA; the protein is encoded by the exons ATGGGACTGCTATGTGGAATTACAGTGTTACACCAGCCCTGGTTG GTTTCTGTAAAAGCAATTAACTACAAGGcaaaaagctttgaaattaCTGCAAGCTCCTTGAGGAGAGGCTATGATTATGTTGCAAGTGTAAGGTGTAACTATACAGACTATCCGGCCTACTGGAGTGAATGGAGTGAAGAAGTTGAATTTCACTGTG ATTACCAAGTAACAGCTGAAGACATTCTGCAGATGGCCGTTCCCATATCCTGCATACTGATCATGGCAGTATCTGTAATTTGTTACTTCGGTTTTACCAA AGTGAAGAAAGAATGGTGGGATCAAATCCCAAATCCAGCAAAGAGCCATTTGGTCGTAAAAAATGTCAAG ttttcagttttgtgctACATTGATGAAATTAAGTTCCCTTTCCATGACTTAAAGCAGAGTCACATGGAAAACCAAAT AAGTTGCAAGAACTGTCTGGCTCAAAGTTTATCAAGCCAAAACTTCAAGGGAAAAGATAATATCAGAAATGTTGAGAAATCTTGCAGTTGCCACAGCACGTCTGCAGAGTGGTTTCCAAAAGGCAGCAGTGCAGTTTTAACCCCTGAGACAATTCTAGTTGAAGAGTCTATAGAAATCTGTGAATGTTTAACCGACATTGAGGCTGAGAGCCAGGAAGAGGCTAGTGACCAGATCCCCATATCTGAGCCTTGTGAGAGCAGTGTCATTGCTTTCAGAGAGCACACTGAACACAATGATGCACTAGCTAGCATGTTTATTGAGCTCCTGGCAGATGAAAACAACATGCAAGACAATAAAGACCCAGACATCATCACAGGTGAGAATAAAACCTTTGAGAAACTTGAGTCAGAAAATCCATCACAGCAAAATCCAGAAGAAAGTGCAGCCCAGAGTCAGCAGCCATGTGGTGTTTCTTACACAGTCTCCCTTTTCACCAAAGCCTCTCAAGATGACTACAATTGTAGTACAGCCAGCAAGAAGTCAGAACAATCAGAAGGATCCTTTGAATCTGGCTATCAGAGCTCCAGCATAAATTCTACTTCTCTGGATGCAAGAGATCTTCAACATATGGTTCATCAAAGCCTTTTTCCATGCAGTTTTGAAAGTCAGCATGACTCATGTGTTCTGATCCAGGAATCTCCAAATAAACCATCCTTTGGGACCAAAAAAGATAGAATAAACAACCCTGCACACGAGAGTTTTGATACCCTTGTGTCTCCATCCATGGGGCTGTGTAGCTCTGCATATAAGAGCTTTGACACCCTTATCTCTCCATCCATGGAGCCCTGTGGTTCTGCCTACAAGAGCTTTGACACCCTTATCTCTCCATCCATGGAGCCCTGTGGTTCTGCATACAAGAGCTTTGATATTCCTGTGTCTGCGTTCAAGGAACCAAGTAGCTCTGCATACAAGAGCTTTGATACCCTCATGTCTCAGTCTGTGGCTAACAGTAGCCTGACTccatgttttgaaaatgtgtgCTCCTCACCACCTTTGGCACAGTTTTCAGAGACACCAGAACTTAGCTGCACAGATCAAATTTATCGACCCCCTAGCAATCAGACGTGTTATACCAACTACAGATCTCCTTGCACTGAGCTTGATTTTCAAAACACCTGTTCAGAACACACTGATTTTCCATCTTTCTCCACACATGCAAATGACAGTGCTTCAGCTTTCCTGCCAGAGGAAGAAATACATAAGCACGTAACATATCAAAATGTTGAAAAGAAAGGCAATACAATTTCTTGCCCCATTGGACCTCAAACATCTGGTTATCAACCTTTTGATAATGCAGTTAAATGTATTGGTACATACTGTGACAATGACAGTGTGGTTATCTCTAGGTCACTAGATGAACCCGTCATTCATCTTCTGTACAACAGCCTGAGAGAAACACCTCCAGATACCATGAGCTGTGAACCTGACCAGAGGACAGATGACCACAGATGTTTGACTGTACAGGGTTTTGACTGCAGCATTGTCCCAGGTTTAGCCTCTAGTGAGAATGTTGCGCAGACTAGTGATGGCAGCCTTTGGATCATCAACTCTAATGAGCTGTCTAGTGAGAGCAAAGATGAAAATACCAGCAGAGATGAACGGCTGTCGCATTTGTTAGAGCTGAACTGTCAAGATTTTAACAGCCGTGAAAGAGCTATAAAGGGGACAAAACGTACTAACTTTAACTACACGGATAAAGGAATGCAAGAGAGCAGCATTAACAGACTAAATACTGACTTTCACTGCCATACACACAACCACTTGAGGAAACTTGGAAGTGCAGGGGAAAATAAAGAGGTGATAAAGCATGTGGTGGGCAGGAGGTGTGGCTCAGCAGCTAGCTTACCAGAAGAATCACTGGACAGCAGTGGGCTAAACTTAGAAGGAAAAACTGCAGAGCCCCTGGAGCTCTTGGTCTCGGACAAGTTGTCACCTCCTCTTTTTGTGGATAACTCCTGTCCTGATTCTCACACCATTCACAGTGAGGGTTCCAGACTGGCAcctgcagttaaaaaaagacCAGTAGAACTTTTGATGGAAAACAACAGgaagaatgacaaaaaaatgaaacttgtaCCAGCCCATGCACAGGAGGACAACTGCTACATGAAGGTAGCCTAG